AAGGATCCCAGGTGCATGCCGACAGTCAAACCAATGAAAAAGCCGCTGAAGTGCGCTGGCTTTCCGGTAGCGGTTACCCCCTGGTCGCGCAGTCTTTTATTAATTTCAAGGGCCTTATTATAGGCCTGCCACATGCCATAGGTCCATAAGGCCGGGTAAAACTGCAGCCAATGGTAGTCAATTACCTGACGGGATTCAGCAAAATTGAAATTAAATGAATGGTGTATGGCAAGGTTAAGCTGGGCATGATTATTAATAAAAAATTCGAAAAGAATCATGGCAATGCCCAGTAAATATTCCTGATTATAGACCTGGCCGAGGCCCGGAATCATCGCTGACCAGCCTAAGGCAACCCAAGGCGAGCGATAAGTTAAATCTTGCAGCTCATTTAATTTCAAATGACAGACCCCCCTGATATTCAATGCTGGTAGACCTTAATGACATTATGTCAATGGGGAGTATTTGAAAGATATTCCCTATTTGTATTATATGTAAGCGCACTCTTACTTTATGCAAAACAGGCAGGCGTAAGCAGGAAATTTACTGCTCCTGTTAGTTTAATTGGCGATTAGAGCGGCTAAGAGCCGGTAGTAGTTAAGCTGATCGGCAGACTTGATCCGGTTAAGGCCGCTCGGCGACGGTAAAACAAAATCAATGATGCCGGGGATCATGCCGGTGGCCTGCCGGCCGCAGCTTACTGTTGAAAGCCGGGCAAATTCTTTATACACGCCAATGCCGGCAAAGCAGGCAATTTCAGGCTGGTATTGGCGGAGCTTTGCAAATAATATTTCACGGCCGGCGGCGTATTCGGCCTTGGTTATCTCAGCCGCAGTGCGGCTGGGGCGGGCAACGATGTTGGTGATGCCATAACCAAAGGACAGCAATAATGCGTCCTGGTCCGGTCTCAACTGATAGGGCGTTAAGGCGGCAAGCGCCAACAGCTTCCAAAACCGGTTGGAATGACCGGCAAAATGATGACCGGTTAAGGCGGAACGCTCACCGGGGTTAAAGCCGATGAATAGTATTTTAAGACCAGGTGTGATAATATCCGGTACCGGA
The Dendrosporobacter quercicolus genome window above contains:
- a CDS encoding mismatch-specific DNA-glycosylase, producing the protein MRPVPDIITPGLKILFIGFNPGERSALTGHHFAGHSNRFWKLLALAALTPYQLRPDQDALLLSFGYGITNIVARPSRTAAEITKAEYAAGREILFAKLRQYQPEIACFAGIGVYKEFARLSTVSCGRQATGMIPGIIDFVLPSPSGLNRIKSADQLNYYRLLAALIAN